One genomic region from Proteus vulgaris encodes:
- a CDS encoding ATP-binding cassette domain-containing protein, translating to MHNELWALLRPYHPLLIGALLLQAVAGFSSLVPWLALYQLLLSFPSSNTLWLTIAVIGGVVWLISQTIAFHLTHLMDAKLTYQLRLALSEKMQKLPLNWFVSQGKNGVNQYVQRDIKALHQLIAHAPADIVQFIVVPVIAIMVLSILNLSLLLFALIPLIIAYFCFKQTQSSRYQTYCEQRDSAMKALFEDYQLLAENPLVARQFPHKGIISKTEKALFNFVFHFQNWVKRVGLLGSLTQLLLSATLLTGWLLLGAVTFEQTLPLADLLLFILLLRRIAEPVMAMGHGGDALRIAKQSAQQIQQLLQQSEMQYGEQSVESISHQVALTADSVCLAYGDKKILNNINFEIKKGEFIAIVGPSGAGKSSLLQLIARFMDATSGEILIENKRLQAYSRHALNQITTVVMQNSQPLPYSIKDNLLLFNPNCNEEQLQSAINDTHFAEVIELLPQGLSTIINDEMPLSGGEAQRLAIARAFIANSPLLLADEPSSALDPDNAQHIFNALKNKTMTRIVVTHSLALAQQVNRVIFMVDGKLVAMGNHDDLLLECERYRDFVQKQGEQNED from the coding sequence ATGCATAATGAATTATGGGCATTATTACGTCCTTATCACCCTTTATTAATAGGTGCCTTGTTGCTACAAGCAGTTGCAGGTTTTAGCTCTTTAGTACCGTGGTTAGCACTTTATCAGCTTCTTCTTTCTTTCCCCTCTAGTAATACGTTGTGGTTAACCATTGCTGTTATTGGTGGCGTTGTATGGCTAATATCACAAACCATTGCATTTCATTTAACACATTTAATGGATGCCAAATTAACCTACCAATTACGATTAGCATTATCAGAAAAAATGCAGAAATTACCGTTAAATTGGTTTGTTAGCCAAGGAAAAAATGGCGTTAATCAATATGTTCAGCGTGATATTAAAGCGTTACATCAATTAATTGCTCATGCACCTGCTGATATTGTGCAATTTATTGTTGTACCTGTTATTGCGATAATGGTGTTATCAATATTAAATCTTTCTTTACTGCTTTTTGCTCTTATTCCTCTCATCATCGCTTATTTTTGTTTTAAACAAACACAATCTTCACGTTATCAAACCTATTGTGAACAGCGTGATAGTGCGATGAAAGCACTCTTTGAAGATTATCAACTCCTGGCAGAAAACCCACTTGTTGCACGTCAATTTCCACATAAAGGCATTATCAGTAAAACAGAAAAAGCCTTATTTAATTTTGTTTTTCATTTTCAAAATTGGGTTAAACGAGTTGGACTATTGGGATCACTAACCCAGTTATTATTAAGTGCAACCTTACTCACGGGCTGGTTATTACTGGGAGCGGTTACTTTTGAACAAACATTACCGTTGGCAGATTTATTGCTGTTTATTTTATTACTAAGACGTATTGCTGAACCAGTCATGGCGATGGGACATGGTGGCGATGCATTACGTATTGCAAAACAATCCGCACAGCAAATCCAGCAATTATTACAGCAATCTGAAATGCAATATGGTGAGCAATCTGTAGAGAGTATTTCTCATCAGGTAGCGTTAACGGCAGATTCTGTTTGCCTCGCTTATGGTGATAAAAAGATCCTCAATAATATTAATTTTGAAATTAAAAAAGGAGAGTTTATTGCCATCGTCGGACCTTCTGGCGCAGGTAAAAGCTCGTTATTACAACTGATTGCTCGATTTATGGATGCAACATCAGGTGAGATCTTAATTGAGAATAAGCGCTTACAAGCATATTCACGTCATGCATTAAACCAAATCACCACAGTGGTAATGCAAAATAGTCAACCATTGCCTTATTCGATTAAAGATAACCTATTGTTATTTAATCCAAATTGCAATGAAGAACAACTGCAATCTGCAATTAATGATACGCATTTTGCTGAAGTCATTGAACTTCTACCTCAAGGTTTATCAACGATCATCAATGATGAAATGCCACTTTCTGGTGGTGAAGCACAACGCTTAGCGATAGCTCGCGCTTTTATTGCTAATAGCCCGTTGTTATTGGCTGATGAACCTTCTTCAGCGCTTGATCCTGATAATGCACAACATATTTTTAATGCATTGAAAAATAAAACAATGACACGAATTGTTGTGACACATTCTTTGGCGTTAGCACAGCAGGTGAATAGAGTGATATTTATGGTTGATGGAAAGTTAGTAGCAATGGGAAATCATGATGATTTGCTACTTGAGTGTGAACGCTATCGTGATTTTGTTCAGAAACAAGGAGAGCAAAATGAAGACTAA
- the carB gene encoding carbamoyl-phosphate synthase large subunit — translation MAKRTDIKTILILGAGPIVIGQACEFDYSGAQACKALREEGYRVVLVNSNPATIMTDPEMADATYIEPIHWQVVRKIIEKERPDAVLPTMGGQTALNCALELERQGVLAEFGVTMIGATADAIDKAEDRQRFDKAMKKIGLDTARSGIAHNLDEAFAVAELVGFPCIIRPSFTMGGTGGGIAYNREEFEEICTRGLDLSPTNELLIDESLIGWKEYEMEVVRDKNDNCIIVCSIENFDAMGIHTGDSITVAPAQTLTDKEYQIMRNASMAVLREIGVETGGSNVQFAVDPKTGRLIVIEMNPRVSRSSALASKATGFPIAKVAAKLAVGYTLDELMNDITGGRTPASFEPSIDYVVTKIPRFNFEKFAGTNDRLTTQMKSVGEVMAIGRTQQESLQKALRGLEVGATGFDPKVDLDDPEALTKIRRELKEAGSDRIWYIADAFRAGLSVDGVFNLTNIDRWFLVQIEEIVRLEEKVSEVGIKGLSADFLRQLKRKGFADARLAKILNVKERAIRQLREQYQLHPVYKRVDTCAAEFATDTAYMYSTYEEECEANPHQDKPKVMILGGGPNRIGQGIEFDYCCVHAALALREDGYETIMVNCNPETVSTDYDTSDRLYFEPVTLEDVLEIVRIEKPKGVIVQYGGQTPLKLARALEAEGVPVIGTTPDAIDKAEDRERFQKAVDKLGLKQPENATVTALEEAVEKAQQIGYPLVVRPSYVLGGRAMEIVYDEVDLRRYFQTAVSVSNDAPVLLDRFLDDAIEVDIDAICDGKQVVIGGIMEHIEQAGVHSGDSACSLPAYTLSKEIQDVMRKQVRELAFELGVKGLMNAQFAVKGDDVYLIEVNPRAARTVPFVSKATGVPLAKVAARVMIGQSLEEQGVTKEVIPPYYSVKEVVLPFNKFAGVDPILGPEMRSTGEVMGVGATFAQAFAKAMLGSSSTMKKKGRALLSVREGDKKRVVDLATKLLKSGFELDATHGTAIVLGEAGINPRLVNKVHEGRPHIEDRIKNGEYDYIVNTTSGRQAIEDSKIIRRSALRYKVHYDTTLNGGFATTLSLTADPTASVISVQEMHKKINKV, via the coding sequence ATGGCTAAAAGAACAGATATCAAAACAATCCTGATTTTAGGTGCTGGGCCGATTGTTATCGGACAAGCGTGTGAATTTGACTATTCAGGCGCTCAAGCATGTAAAGCCCTTCGTGAAGAGGGATATCGAGTTGTTTTGGTAAATTCAAATCCTGCAACCATTATGACTGATCCTGAAATGGCCGATGCAACGTACATCGAGCCCATTCACTGGCAAGTTGTGAGAAAAATTATTGAAAAAGAGCGCCCTGATGCGGTATTACCAACAATGGGCGGGCAAACAGCACTGAACTGCGCTTTAGAATTAGAGCGCCAAGGTGTTTTGGCTGAGTTTGGTGTCACCATGATTGGTGCAACAGCTGATGCAATTGATAAAGCAGAAGATAGACAACGCTTTGACAAAGCGATGAAAAAAATCGGCTTAGATACTGCTCGCTCAGGCATTGCACATAACCTTGATGAAGCTTTTGCTGTTGCTGAACTAGTTGGTTTCCCTTGTATTATCCGTCCTTCATTCACGATGGGGGGAACCGGTGGCGGTATTGCCTATAATCGTGAAGAATTTGAAGAAATCTGTACCCGAGGTTTAGATTTATCACCAACCAATGAACTGTTAATTGATGAATCACTGATTGGTTGGAAAGAGTATGAAATGGAAGTTGTGCGCGATAAAAACGACAACTGCATTATCGTCTGTTCTATCGAAAACTTTGATGCAATGGGAATTCATACGGGAGATTCCATTACTGTCGCGCCAGCACAAACCCTTACCGACAAAGAATATCAAATTATGCGTAATGCCTCGATGGCGGTATTACGTGAGATAGGTGTTGAAACTGGTGGTTCTAACGTTCAGTTTGCGGTTGATCCTAAAACAGGGCGCTTGATTGTTATCGAAATGAATCCTCGTGTTTCGCGTTCATCCGCGCTTGCCTCTAAAGCAACAGGTTTCCCGATTGCGAAAGTCGCTGCAAAATTAGCAGTAGGTTATACCCTCGATGAGCTGATGAATGATATCACTGGCGGGAGAACGCCAGCCTCTTTTGAACCATCCATTGATTATGTTGTGACAAAAATCCCTCGCTTTAACTTTGAAAAATTTGCAGGAACAAATGACAGATTAACAACGCAAATGAAATCTGTTGGTGAGGTGATGGCAATTGGTAGAACACAACAAGAGTCCTTGCAAAAAGCATTACGAGGCCTCGAAGTTGGGGCGACAGGTTTTGATCCTAAAGTCGATTTAGACGACCCTGAAGCATTAACGAAAATTCGCCGTGAGCTAAAAGAAGCCGGTTCAGACAGAATTTGGTATATCGCAGATGCTTTCCGTGCTGGACTATCCGTTGATGGTGTCTTTAATCTCACTAATATTGACCGCTGGTTCTTAGTTCAAATTGAAGAAATCGTTCGTCTTGAAGAAAAAGTCAGTGAAGTCGGTATCAAAGGGTTAAGCGCTGATTTCTTGCGTCAGTTAAAACGTAAAGGCTTTGCAGATGCACGCTTAGCTAAAATACTTAACGTAAAAGAGCGCGCCATTCGCCAATTACGTGAGCAATATCAACTCCATCCTGTCTATAAACGTGTTGATACTTGTGCGGCAGAATTTGCTACTGATACGGCTTATATGTACTCGACTTATGAAGAAGAGTGCGAGGCAAATCCACATCAAGATAAACCTAAAGTGATGATCTTAGGTGGTGGACCAAATCGTATAGGGCAAGGAATTGAGTTTGATTATTGCTGTGTTCATGCTGCGCTTGCGTTGCGTGAAGACGGTTACGAAACCATCATGGTGAACTGTAACCCTGAAACGGTTTCAACGGATTATGACACCTCTGACAGACTCTATTTTGAACCTGTTACGTTAGAAGATGTGCTTGAAATTGTACGTATCGAAAAACCGAAAGGGGTGATCGTGCAATATGGTGGACAGACACCATTAAAATTAGCCAGAGCGCTAGAAGCTGAAGGTGTGCCAGTCATTGGGACAACGCCAGATGCTATCGATAAAGCTGAAGATCGTGAACGTTTCCAAAAAGCGGTTGATAAGTTAGGGTTAAAACAGCCTGAAAATGCCACTGTAACGGCGTTAGAAGAAGCGGTAGAAAAAGCACAACAGATAGGGTATCCGCTGGTGGTTCGTCCTTCTTATGTCCTTGGTGGACGCGCAATGGAAATTGTTTATGACGAAGTTGATTTACGTCGTTATTTCCAAACCGCAGTCAGTGTGTCAAATGATGCGCCTGTCTTATTAGATCGTTTTCTTGATGATGCGATTGAAGTCGATATTGATGCGATTTGCGACGGTAAACAAGTCGTGATTGGTGGCATTATGGAGCATATCGAACAAGCGGGTGTTCACTCTGGTGATTCAGCTTGCTCATTGCCTGCCTACACCCTAAGCAAAGAAATTCAAGATGTGATGCGTAAACAAGTCCGTGAGCTCGCTTTTGAATTAGGTGTAAAAGGGTTGATGAATGCACAATTCGCGGTGAAAGGTGATGATGTTTATCTTATTGAAGTTAATCCTCGTGCTGCTCGTACCGTTCCTTTTGTGTCAAAAGCCACAGGCGTACCATTAGCCAAAGTTGCTGCGCGTGTCATGATTGGTCAAAGTCTTGAAGAGCAGGGCGTAACAAAAGAAGTTATTCCGCCTTATTACTCTGTAAAAGAAGTGGTTTTACCTTTCAATAAGTTTGCAGGTGTTGATCCAATTTTAGGACCAGAAATGCGTTCAACAGGTGAAGTGATGGGCGTTGGTGCAACCTTTGCACAAGCCTTTGCTAAAGCGATGTTAGGCAGCAGTTCTACTATGAAGAAAAAAGGTAGAGCCCTTCTTTCTGTGCGTGAAGGTGACAAAAAGCGCGTTGTTGATTTGGCGACAAAATTACTAAAAAGTGGATTTGAATTAGATGCTACACATGGTACAGCCATTGTATTAGGTGAAGCAGGAATAAATCCACGTTTAGTCAATAAAGTGCATGAAGGGCGGCCGCATATTGAAGATAGAATTAAAAATGGTGAATATGACTATATTGTTAATACCACATCTGGTCGTCAAGCCATTGAAGATTCTAAAATTATTCGTCGCAGTGCATTAAGATATAAAGTCCATTATGACACGACGTTAAATGGCGGATTTGCAACAACACTATCATTAACGGCAGATCCGACGGCGAGTGTTATTTCAGTTCAAGAAATGCATAAAAAGATAAATAAAGTTTAA
- a CDS encoding ATP-binding cassette domain-containing protein: MKTNPFVSLLLSLKFPLSFMVFSAILEGLCGLLLLPIIIYWHQDPSQYLWMLAGLTLITLVFQYIATLNGFLAGTTVMKILVQALIRHLPRSLTPPPQAQTLCSGAAMSAMSIPAHLLAPVISVVVTPLTVIIGLLFYNVTFAFIFMLSAFLLVVVMRISAKGLHKQEATLQTAENVAVKTLADFAQHQALLRKSGRNTQFSQQLQQDLLAQHHQQVQLLQRSLPYHLIFSLCIQGIFIAVLVFGVINVDANKLTLAQWLAVVVLIARFIEPLFQLSHIDQALRQSKQSLTLIKNALDAPTLQSPKQSDTPKSNDIRCEQLDVNNSLGTPILSNITALCPDKKMTAIVGSSGAGKTTLLRVLARLIDADKGQVFYGDKKVNDLSGSVLAQTRQIVFQHNQLIRGTLRWSLLQDEQSTISDKDILQLLNALNLPLIQTDLDEDVGEQGDRYSGGQKQRLCLARSLLADPKILFLDEPTASLDTVSREKVALYLENLTSTRVVITHDPDIAKRADHVIVLDDGKVIEEGSPDVLLLSSIWFSRFCGSY; encoded by the coding sequence ATGAAGACTAATCCCTTTGTTTCATTACTCTTATCTTTAAAATTTCCCCTTAGTTTTATGGTTTTTAGTGCCATTTTAGAAGGGCTATGTGGATTATTGTTATTACCTATTATTATTTATTGGCATCAAGACCCAAGCCAATATTTATGGATGTTAGCGGGATTAACATTAATTACATTGGTTTTTCAGTACATTGCGACATTAAATGGTTTTCTTGCGGGGACGACGGTGATGAAAATCTTGGTTCAAGCCTTGATCCGTCATTTGCCTCGTAGTTTAACGCCACCTCCCCAAGCGCAAACACTGTGCTCAGGGGCTGCTATGAGTGCAATGAGCATTCCTGCCCATTTACTGGCTCCGGTGATCAGTGTGGTTGTCACACCATTAACGGTCATTATTGGCCTTTTATTTTATAACGTCACTTTTGCATTTATTTTTATGCTATCTGCGTTCTTGCTTGTTGTTGTGATGCGGATCAGTGCCAAAGGATTGCATAAACAAGAGGCTACACTTCAAACTGCGGAGAACGTTGCAGTAAAAACATTGGCTGATTTTGCACAACATCAGGCGTTATTGCGTAAAAGTGGACGCAATACACAATTTTCACAGCAATTACAGCAAGATTTGTTAGCGCAACATCACCAACAGGTACAGTTATTACAGCGGAGTTTACCTTACCATTTAATTTTTTCTCTCTGCATTCAGGGTATTTTTATCGCAGTTCTCGTGTTTGGTGTGATAAATGTTGATGCTAACAAACTCACCTTAGCGCAGTGGTTAGCTGTTGTCGTATTAATTGCTCGCTTTATTGAACCGTTATTTCAGCTTTCTCATATTGATCAAGCATTAAGACAAAGCAAGCAGTCACTAACATTAATTAAAAACGCATTGGATGCTCCTACATTACAAAGCCCAAAACAGAGTGATACGCCTAAAAGCAATGACATTCGTTGTGAACAACTGGATGTGAATAATAGTTTAGGTACGCCGATCCTCTCTAACATAACAGCGCTATGCCCCGATAAAAAAATGACGGCAATTGTCGGCAGTTCTGGTGCAGGTAAAACAACATTACTACGTGTTTTAGCGCGTCTTATTGATGCGGATAAAGGGCAAGTTTTTTATGGAGATAAAAAAGTTAACGACTTATCTGGGAGTGTATTAGCGCAAACAAGACAAATCGTATTTCAGCATAACCAGTTAATTAGAGGCACTTTACGCTGGTCATTATTACAAGATGAGCAATCAACAATCAGTGATAAGGATATTTTACAGTTACTCAATGCATTGAATTTACCGTTGATTCAAACTGATTTAGATGAAGATGTAGGAGAACAAGGTGACCGTTATTCTGGAGGACAAAAGCAACGATTATGCTTAGCGCGTTCATTATTAGCCGATCCTAAGATCTTATTTTTAGATGAACCTACGGCAAGCCTTGATACAGTCAGTCGTGAAAAAGTGGCTCTTTATCTTGAAAACCTAACATCCACTCGAGTCGTGATCACTCATGATCCGGATATTGCCAAACGGGCGGATCATGTCATTGTGCTTGATGATGGAAAAGTCATTGAAGAAGGTTCTCCTGATGTATTGTTGTTATCTTCAATATGGTTCTCACGTTTTTGTGGATCATATTGA
- a CDS encoding AraC family transcriptional regulator codes for MSQHSSFYSYIGYQPKHQQVEEYRFQDQILLRQGVLETTEDLQIEETYQAGFNLVAVHSGSVISESVNGQKIEIATPSIFIANSVERYSLLNQFKSGDPLRYTLLQLSSQWLEQQHILLPPILQQNQSLMLHHLTMDNTFLALTMQLFQNPVHDSLKPLYYSGKACEFASLSLQYLCHAQEPANRPLSQREKNSLKQAKEILIAEMETPPKLEILATRVGLNTRKLTQGFRQLFGNSVYGWLQEYRLQTAYNMLLNEGESISSVAYYVGYTPAHFSVAFRKRFGILPGDVRKGHFTP; via the coding sequence ATGTCTCAACACTCTTCATTCTATTCATACATTGGTTATCAACCTAAGCATCAGCAGGTTGAAGAATATCGCTTTCAAGACCAAATTCTATTGCGCCAAGGTGTATTAGAAACCACGGAAGATCTGCAGATTGAAGAGACTTATCAAGCCGGCTTTAATTTAGTGGCTGTTCATAGTGGAAGTGTGATTAGTGAAAGTGTCAATGGGCAGAAAATAGAGATAGCAACACCAAGTATTTTTATTGCTAATAGTGTTGAACGCTATTCTTTATTGAATCAATTTAAATCTGGCGATCCCCTAAGATACACATTATTGCAATTATCATCTCAGTGGCTTGAGCAACAACATATTTTGTTGCCTCCCATCCTGCAACAAAATCAATCACTCATGTTGCATCATCTGACTATGGATAACACTTTTTTGGCGTTAACCATGCAGTTATTTCAAAATCCAGTTCACGACTCTTTAAAACCACTTTATTACTCTGGTAAAGCGTGCGAATTTGCTTCATTAAGTTTGCAATATTTATGTCATGCACAAGAGCCAGCTAATAGACCATTAAGCCAACGTGAAAAAAACAGCTTAAAACAGGCGAAAGAGATTTTAATTGCTGAAATGGAAACACCACCGAAACTTGAAATATTAGCAACACGCGTGGGATTAAATACACGAAAACTCACCCAAGGGTTTCGTCAATTATTTGGTAATTCTGTTTATGGTTGGCTACAAGAATATCGCTTACAAACCGCATATAATATGTTGCTAAATGAAGGGGAATCTATCTCAAGTGTTGCCTATTATGTTGGGTATACGCCAGCTCATTTTTCCGTCGCATTTCGTAAACGTTTTGGTATATTACCGGGTGATGTACGCAAAGGGCATTTTACACCTTAA
- a CDS encoding TonB-dependent siderophore receptor, translating into MVYISSLADLDKTQKLSPVLNQRTQNKLALTQCAILCSTALFSLSAIANTATENNKEVDVLVVTESTAQHRDNLAPGVSTLSKMALKPREIPQTVSVIDREQIETQNLNTLDEVMTRANGVTSAPFVLLTTAYYARGFQINSFELDGVPALMGNMASSPQDMAVYERVEILKGSNGLMHGMGNPAATVNMVRKHAPLDDQLKATFTAGSWNRYRGEVDVGGRLNQDGSVRGRVVMAWEDKDFFYDISDQKTRLIYATVDADLTSNTLLRTGIQYQTIDSITNMAGVPMGKDGSDLHLSRKTYLDADWDKFKWDTTRLFTGIEHQINDDWLFKINADYQYAKARLLYAGAWGNIDPETGDGAMLMGGAYKFHNYQTSLDTNVTGKLSGWGLQHDVIVGMSYSKASEEQHTGQFKDPLNVPVNVYRWDPHSVPKPQVTGYSSQGATKTEQTGVYGMSRIKLIEPVTLVAGARASWWEVTKPQAKFTENGKITPYGGLIWDFAPQWSWYSSYSTVYQPQTGKTWSGEMLKPVEGQTVETGFKGALMNGGLNVSAAVFRIDMKNNPQEDPAHPGGGFNTYLISGGKVVSQGFDIEGMGYLSPFWDLSVGYTYTDTEYKEDTLNKGNSFNSLVPRHMVRAWTNYQLPWDARKWSVGGGIQAQSEYSKTNGEITLRQGGYAIFNTRLGYQINENWSAALNINNVFDKRYYSSLFSPQWNNRYGEPRNVMLNIKADF; encoded by the coding sequence ATGGTTTACATTTCTTCTTTAGCTGACTTAGATAAAACACAGAAATTATCACCAGTATTAAATCAACGCACACAAAATAAATTGGCATTAACACAATGCGCTATTTTGTGTTCTACCGCTTTATTTTCACTTTCTGCTATCGCTAATACAGCAACAGAAAATAATAAAGAAGTCGATGTTTTGGTGGTGACGGAAAGCACAGCACAACACCGCGATAACCTTGCTCCAGGCGTTAGTACATTAAGTAAAATGGCACTTAAGCCCAGAGAGATCCCTCAAACAGTCTCTGTGATAGACAGAGAGCAAATAGAAACTCAAAACTTAAATACCCTTGATGAAGTAATGACTCGCGCTAATGGGGTTACTAGCGCACCTTTTGTTTTATTAACAACAGCTTATTACGCTCGTGGCTTTCAAATCAATTCTTTTGAGCTTGATGGTGTTCCTGCTTTAATGGGAAATATGGCAAGTTCGCCGCAAGATATGGCTGTTTATGAACGTGTTGAGATCTTAAAAGGCTCTAACGGATTAATGCATGGAATGGGGAATCCTGCGGCAACCGTCAATATGGTACGTAAACATGCACCTTTAGACGATCAATTAAAAGCAACATTTACGGCTGGAAGTTGGAACCGTTATCGCGGTGAAGTCGATGTGGGCGGGCGTTTAAATCAAGACGGTAGTGTCCGTGGTCGAGTTGTAATGGCATGGGAAGATAAAGATTTCTTCTACGATATTTCAGATCAAAAAACACGCTTAATTTATGCCACTGTTGATGCTGATTTAACATCTAACACGCTATTACGCACAGGTATTCAATATCAAACAATCGATTCCATCACCAATATGGCTGGTGTGCCAATGGGGAAAGATGGGAGCGATTTACATCTTTCTCGTAAAACCTATTTAGATGCTGATTGGGATAAATTCAAATGGGATACCACACGTCTATTTACTGGAATTGAACATCAAATTAATGATGATTGGCTGTTTAAAATAAATGCTGATTATCAATATGCTAAAGCGCGTTTGCTGTATGCAGGAGCATGGGGAAATATTGATCCTGAAACGGGTGATGGAGCCATGCTGATGGGGGGCGCTTACAAGTTCCATAACTATCAAACAAGTCTCGATACCAATGTCACAGGAAAACTCAGTGGCTGGGGATTGCAGCATGATGTGATAGTAGGGATGAGTTATTCGAAAGCTAGCGAGGAACAACATACTGGGCAATTTAAAGATCCTCTCAATGTTCCTGTGAATGTTTATCGTTGGGATCCTCATAGTGTACCAAAACCACAAGTAACGGGCTATTCCTCTCAAGGTGCGACAAAAACAGAACAAACTGGCGTTTATGGAATGAGCCGGATCAAGCTTATTGAGCCTGTTACGTTGGTTGCAGGAGCAAGGGCAAGCTGGTGGGAAGTGACAAAACCGCAAGCTAAGTTCACTGAAAATGGAAAAATCACGCCTTATGGTGGTTTGATTTGGGACTTTGCACCTCAATGGTCATGGTACAGCAGTTATTCTACGGTTTATCAACCACAAACAGGGAAAACTTGGAGTGGTGAAATGTTAAAACCAGTAGAAGGACAAACTGTTGAAACGGGATTCAAAGGTGCGTTGATGAATGGTGGGCTTAACGTCTCCGCCGCGGTTTTCCGTATTGATATGAAAAATAATCCACAAGAAGATCCTGCACATCCTGGTGGTGGTTTTAATACCTATCTTATTAGTGGTGGCAAAGTTGTTAGCCAAGGCTTTGATATTGAAGGAATGGGGTATTTATCGCCATTTTGGGATCTCTCTGTCGGTTATACCTACACTGACACAGAATATAAAGAAGACACCCTTAATAAAGGCAATAGTTTTAACTCATTAGTGCCTCGTCATATGGTCAGAGCGTGGACAAACTATCAATTGCCTTGGGATGCACGTAAATGGAGCGTGGGCGGTGGTATTCAAGCACAAAGTGAATATAGCAAAACTAACGGAGAAATTACGTTACGCCAAGGTGGCTATGCGATATTTAATACACGTTTAGGCTACCAAATTAATGAAAACTGGTCTGCAGCATTAAATATTAATAACGTCTTTGATAAGCGTTACTACTCAAGCCTGTTCTCTCCGCAATGGAATAACCGTTACGGTGAACCTCGTAATGTGATGTTGAATATCAAGGCTGATTTCTAA
- a CDS encoding type I toxin-antitoxin system Hok family toxin, whose protein sequence is MIVGERLCSLNISDGSTVVQAILMCNK, encoded by the coding sequence ATGATTGTAGGTGAACGATTATGTTCTCTTAACATTAGTGATGGAAGCACTGTAGTTCAAGCTATTTTGATGTGCAATAAATAG